In Mugil cephalus isolate CIBA_MC_2020 chromosome 20, CIBA_Mcephalus_1.1, whole genome shotgun sequence, the following are encoded in one genomic region:
- the tfap4 gene encoding transcription factor AP-4, producing MEYFMVPAQKVPSLQHFRKTEKEVIGGLCSLANIPLTPETARDQERRIRREIANSNERRRMQSINAGFQSLKTLIPHSDGEKLSKAAILQQTAEYIFTLEQEKTRLLQQNSQLKRIIQELSGSSPKRRRAEEKDEGIGSPDIMEEEKTEDLRREMIELRQQLEKERSVRMMLEDQMRSLDAQLYPEKLKVIAQQLQEQQQQQAQTQSLVRVQQQHKQMERDLTPAHSPQVVAPPATPPAPTHHATVIVPAPVQTPQPHHVTVVTMGQTSVINTVSTSRQNLDTIVQAIQHIEGTQGKGCEEEQRRAVIVSSGRVLSDAAGSDTASNSDGPDDCLLP from the exons TCTGGCCAACATCCCCCTGACCCCCGAAACAGCCCGGGACCAAGAGAGGCGAATTCGCAGAGAGATCGCCAACAGCAACGAGCGTCGGCGTATGCAGAGCATCAACGCCGGTTTCCAGTCACTTAAAACACTCATCCCACACAGCGATGGAGAGAAGCTCAGCAAG GCTGCCATCCTGCAACAGACGGCGGAGTACATTTTTACGTTGGAGCAGGAGAAGACGCGGCTATTGCAGCAGAACAGTCAGCTCAAACGAATCATACAG GAGTTGAGTGGCTCCTCCCCCAAAAGGAGGCGGGCCGAGGAGAAGGACGAAGGGATCGGCTCGCCGGACatcatggaggaggagaagaccgAGGACCTGAGGAGGGAGATGATCGAGCTCAGGCAGCAGCTAGAGAAGGAGCGCTCGGTCCGGATGATGCTGGAAGATCAG ATGCGTTCCCTGGATGCCCAGCTGTACCCGGAGAAGCTGAAGGTGATCGCCCAGCAGctccaggagcagcagcagcagcaggcccagACTCAGAGCCTTGTccgtgtgcagcagcagcacaagcaGATGGAGAGGGACCTCACTCCGGCCCACAGCCCACAG GTGGTAGCCCCCCCCGCCACTCCCCCTGCACCCACGCATCACGCCACGGTCATCGTCCCCGCACCTGTCCAGACCCCTCAGCCGCATCACGTTACCGTGGTAACCATGGGCCAGACATCGGTAATCAACACGGTGTCCACGTCCCGACAGAACCTGGACACAATCGTTCAA GCAATCCAGCACATCGAGGGCACCCAGGGGAAAGGGTGCGAGGAAGAGCAGCGGAGGGCGGTCATCGTCTCCTCGGGCCGCGTCCTGTCCGACGCCGCCGGCTCCGACACGGCCTCAAACAGCGACGGGCCGGACGACTGTTTGCTGCCTTGA